Proteins from one Bacteroides zhangwenhongii genomic window:
- a CDS encoding formate--tetrahydrofolate ligase, with the protein MKSDIEIARSIELKKVKQVAESIGIPRDEVENYGRYIAKIPEQLIDEEKVKKSNLILVTAITATKAGIGKTTVSIGLALGLNKIGKKAIVALREPSLGPCFGMKGGAAGGGYAQVLPMDKINLHFTGDFHAITSAHNMISALLDNYLYQNQAKGFGLKEILWRRVLDVNDRSLRSIVVGLGPKSNGITQESGFDITPASEIMAILCLAQDVNDLRRRIENILLGFTYDDRPFTVKDLGVAGAITVLLKDAIHPNLVQTTEGTAAFVHGGPFANIAHGCNSILATKLAMTFGDYVITEAGFGADLGAEKFYNIKCRKSGLQPRLTVIVATAQGLKMHGGVSLDRIKEPNMDGLKEGLRNLDKHVRNLRSFGQTVVVAFNKFASDTEEEMELLREHCEQLGVGFAINNAFSEGGEGAVDMARLVVDMIENNPSEPLTFTYKEEDSIQQKIEKVATHIYGASVITYSSIARNRIKLIEKMGITHYPVCIAKTQYSFSADPKIYGAVNNFEFHIKDIVINNGAEMIVAIAGEILRMPGLPKEPQALHIDIVDGEIEGLS; encoded by the coding sequence ATGAAATCAGACATAGAAATAGCTCGCAGCATTGAGCTGAAGAAAGTGAAGCAGGTTGCCGAAAGTATCGGAATCCCTCGTGATGAAGTGGAAAATTACGGTCGCTACATTGCAAAGATACCCGAACAGTTGATTGATGAAGAGAAGGTAAAGAAAAGCAATCTTATACTGGTGACTGCCATTACAGCTACAAAAGCGGGTATCGGCAAAACTACCGTGTCTATCGGTCTTGCATTGGGACTTAATAAAATAGGGAAGAAGGCGATTGTCGCCCTGCGTGAGCCGTCTCTCGGTCCGTGCTTCGGAATGAAAGGGGGAGCTGCCGGAGGAGGATATGCCCAAGTGCTCCCGATGGATAAGATCAATCTTCATTTTACCGGAGACTTTCATGCCATCACTTCGGCTCATAACATGATTTCTGCTTTGTTGGATAACTACCTCTATCAGAATCAGGCAAAAGGTTTCGGGCTCAAAGAAATACTCTGGCGCCGGGTGTTGGATGTGAACGATCGTTCGTTGCGCAGCATTGTCGTGGGGCTCGGTCCGAAGTCAAACGGTATCACCCAAGAGTCCGGGTTTGATATTACACCGGCTTCGGAGATTATGGCTATTCTGTGTCTTGCTCAAGATGTGAATGATTTGCGTCGCCGTATCGAAAATATCCTGCTCGGATTCACTTACGATGACCGGCCTTTTACAGTCAAAGACTTGGGAGTGGCGGGTGCTATTACCGTATTACTGAAAGATGCCATCCATCCTAACCTGGTGCAGACGACCGAAGGAACTGCCGCTTTCGTGCATGGCGGTCCGTTTGCGAATATCGCTCATGGTTGCAACTCCATTCTGGCCACCAAATTAGCGATGACTTTCGGTGACTATGTGATTACGGAAGCAGGGTTCGGTGCCGATCTTGGTGCGGAGAAGTTCTACAATATCAAGTGTCGCAAGAGCGGACTCCAGCCGCGTCTCACTGTTATTGTCGCTACGGCGCAGGGATTGAAGATGCACGGAGGTGTCAGTCTCGACCGCATTAAGGAGCCGAATATGGATGGACTGAAAGAAGGGTTGCGCAATCTGGATAAACACGTACGCAATCTTCGCTCGTTCGGTCAGACGGTTGTCGTAGCTTTCAATAAGTTCGCATCCGACACGGAAGAAGAGATGGAACTGCTGCGTGAGCACTGTGAACAGTTAGGAGTGGGCTTTGCCATCAATAATGCGTTCAGTGAAGGAGGAGAGGGAGCAGTGGATATGGCGCGTCTGGTGGTGGATATGATTGAAAACAATCCTTCTGAACCATTGACCTTTACGTATAAGGAGGAAGATAGTATACAGCAGAAGATCGAAAAAGTGGCTACCCATATTTATGGGGCCAGTGTGATCACGTACAGCAGTATCGCACGCAACCGTATCAAACTGATCGAGAAGATGGGAATCACTCATTATCCGGTTTGTATTGCAAAGACTCAGTATTCGTTCTCCGCCGATCCGAAAATATATGGTGCGGTGAATAACTTCGAGTTCCACATCAAAGATATAGTTATCAATAACGGAGCGGAAATGATTGTAGCCATTGCCGGAGAAATCCTTCGTATGCCGGGACTGCCCAAAGAACCGCAGGCATTGCATATTGATATTGTCGATGGAGAAATAGAAGGACTTAGTTAG
- a CDS encoding occludin — MKKLILFLSLILSAGVASAQSEIPSDSIRRAPSANIKEFGGFLLDMGIMNITAPQLPKIYLSIPNVTKDYNQLFRMNTDAIYSQGFTDTFSPSYSGFGYGYNWGFSSSPQFMQMGSFKLRNGMQINTYGDYDKDGWRVPNRSAMPWEKNNFRGAFELKSANGNFGIRIEVQQGRNVPY; from the coding sequence ATGAAAAAACTGATTCTATTTCTTTCGCTGATATTATCTGCCGGGGTCGCATCCGCACAATCGGAAATACCTTCCGACAGTATCCGCCGTGCCCCGTCAGCTAATATAAAAGAGTTCGGCGGTTTCTTGCTGGATATGGGGATAATGAATATCACTGCCCCCCAACTTCCCAAAATATATCTGAGTATACCGAATGTAACCAAGGACTATAATCAGCTATTCCGCATGAATACGGATGCTATCTATTCTCAAGGATTCACAGACACCTTCTCTCCTTCATATTCCGGCTTCGGATACGGATACAATTGGGGATTTTCCTCTTCACCGCAGTTTATGCAGATGGGATCTTTCAAACTGAGAAACGGAATGCAAATCAATACATACGGAGATTATGATAAAGACGGATGGAGGGTTCCCAATCGAAGCGCTATGCCTTGGGAAAAGAATAATTTTCGGGGAGCATTCGAACTAAAATCAGCCAATGGTAATTTCGGAATACGAATTGAAGTGCAACAGGGGCGCAATGTCCCCTACTAA
- the aspD gene encoding aspartate 4-decarboxylase: MEKKDNSPAITKSYAKKMETISPFELKNKLIEMADESIKKMAHTMLNAGRGNPNWIATEPREAFFLLGQFGLCECRRVFSSEEGIAGIPQKTGIAARFEAFLKDNEKTPGADLLKKGYNYMLMEHAADPDTLVHEWAEAVIGDQYPVPDRILHFTELIVQDYLAQEMCDRRPPKGTFDLFATEGGTAAMCYLFDSLQENFLLNQGDAIALMIPVFTPYIEIPQLRRYQFEVTEISADQMTADGLHTWQYKDEDIDKLKNPKIKALFITNPSNPPSYALSAETAARIVNIVKNDNPNLMIITDDVYGTFIPHFRSLMAELPHNTLCVYSFSKYFGTTGWRNAVIALHEDNIYDKMIARLSEEQKEILNKRYSSLDLHPEKMKFIDRMVADSRQIALNHTAGLSLPQQMQMSLFSLFALLDKEDRYKIKMQDIIHRRLHALWDNTGFTLVEDPLRAGYYSEIDMLVWAKKFYGDDFVAYLQKTYNPLDVVFRLANETSLVLLNGGGFAGPKWSVRVSLANLNEADYVKIGKSIKRVLDEYAKVWQS; the protein is encoded by the coding sequence ATGGAGAAAAAAGACAATAGCCCGGCTATCACTAAAAGCTATGCTAAAAAGATGGAAACCATCAGCCCTTTCGAACTTAAAAACAAGCTTATCGAAATGGCGGATGAAAGTATCAAGAAAATGGCGCACACCATGCTAAATGCCGGTAGAGGAAATCCGAACTGGATTGCTACCGAACCCCGTGAGGCGTTTTTCCTGTTAGGACAATTCGGTCTTTGCGAATGCCGCCGTGTATTCTCGTCGGAAGAAGGGATAGCGGGTATCCCGCAGAAAACAGGAATAGCCGCACGTTTCGAAGCTTTCTTGAAAGATAACGAAAAGACACCGGGAGCCGACCTGCTGAAAAAGGGATATAACTATATGTTGATGGAGCACGCAGCCGACCCGGACACGCTCGTTCATGAATGGGCGGAAGCTGTAATCGGTGACCAATATCCCGTGCCCGACCGTATTCTGCATTTTACGGAACTAATCGTACAGGATTATCTGGCGCAGGAGATGTGCGACCGCCGCCCGCCGAAAGGAACTTTCGACCTGTTCGCCACTGAAGGGGGAACGGCAGCCATGTGTTATCTGTTCGATTCACTGCAAGAGAATTTCCTATTGAACCAGGGGGACGCCATTGCATTGATGATTCCGGTGTTTACTCCTTATATTGAGATTCCGCAATTACGACGTTACCAATTTGAGGTCACTGAAATTTCCGCCGACCAGATGACGGCTGACGGGCTGCACACCTGGCAATACAAGGATGAGGATATAGACAAGTTAAAGAACCCGAAAATCAAGGCTTTATTCATCACCAATCCGAGTAACCCGCCCAGCTACGCACTGAGCGCTGAGACTGCGGCACGCATTGTCAACATTGTAAAGAATGACAATCCGAATCTGATGATTATTACGGATGACGTGTACGGGACATTTATCCCTCACTTCCGTTCATTGATGGCTGAATTGCCACATAATACGCTTTGCGTCTATTCTTTCTCCAAATATTTCGGAACTACGGGATGGAGAAATGCAGTGATCGCCTTACACGAAGACAATATCTACGACAAAATGATTGCCCGCCTGTCGGAGGAGCAGAAAGAAATATTGAACAAACGTTATTCGAGCCTTGACCTACATCCGGAGAAGATGAAGTTTATCGACCGTATGGTAGCTGACAGCCGCCAGATCGCTTTGAATCATACGGCAGGTCTCTCTCTCCCTCAGCAAATGCAGATGAGCTTGTTCTCTCTTTTCGCTCTTCTGGATAAAGAGGACCGCTACAAGATCAAGATGCAGGATATCATCCATCGCCGTTTGCACGCATTATGGGACAATACCGGATTTACACTGGTGGAGGATCCGCTGCGCGCCGGTTATTATTCGGAAATCGATATGCTGGTGTGGGCGAAGAAATTTTATGGGGATGATTTCGTCGCTTATCTGCAAAAGACATATAATCCGCTGGATGTGGTGTTCCGTCTCGCCAATGAGACTTCACTCGTACTGCTGAATGGCGGTGGATTTGCCGGCCCCAAATGGAGTGTCCGTGTATCGCTTGCCAATCTGAATGAGGCCGATTATGTGAAAATCGGGAAAAGTATCAAACGGGTGCTGGACGAGTATGCCAAAGTATGGCAGTCGTAA
- a CDS encoding acyltransferase family protein — translation MQHNDYLASKPRYEILDGLRGVASMMVVAYHLFETYSHDPLHQILNHGYLAVDFFFVLSGFVIGYAYDDRWTRMTLKDFFKRRLVRLHPMVIMGTLIGALLFYFGDCSAFPSISETPWWKLLLLFLLSCTMIPAVTSWDIRGWEETNPLNGPTWSLTLEYIANILYALFIRHFSKTLLTIFVIGTGFLTIDLTMNLDVFNIFSANRNAAYTVIGGWSITPAQIYIGISRLLYPFFMGLLLSRINKLIKIKRGFWWCSILIIVMLAMPRLGGQENMWMNGAYEAFCILAICPLIVAIGAGSDIKGKRSVAICTFLGEISYPLYITHFPLVYMQIAWANSHPDAPLGTVICLSVSTFILSIGLAYASLKLYDIPVREWLKKHWLMK, via the coding sequence ATGCAACACAATGATTATCTGGCCTCCAAACCGCGATATGAAATTTTAGACGGATTGCGGGGTGTAGCTTCAATGATGGTAGTGGCTTATCATCTTTTCGAGACTTACTCTCACGACCCTTTACATCAGATATTGAATCACGGTTATCTGGCTGTCGATTTCTTTTTTGTTCTCTCCGGGTTTGTTATCGGTTATGCTTATGATGACCGATGGACCAGAATGACGTTAAAAGACTTCTTCAAACGCCGGCTCGTACGCCTTCATCCAATGGTAATAATGGGTACATTAATCGGAGCTTTATTATTCTATTTCGGTGATTGTTCCGCATTCCCGTCTATAAGTGAAACACCTTGGTGGAAATTGCTCCTGCTATTTCTTTTGAGTTGCACCATGATTCCGGCAGTTACATCATGGGATATACGGGGATGGGAAGAAACAAACCCATTGAATGGCCCTACGTGGTCGTTAACATTGGAATATATCGCAAATATTCTCTATGCACTGTTCATCCGGCATTTTTCCAAAACACTCCTGACTATCTTTGTGATAGGAACCGGATTCCTGACAATCGACCTGACAATGAATTTGGATGTATTCAATATATTCTCTGCCAATAGAAATGCAGCCTACACAGTCATAGGAGGATGGAGTATTACTCCCGCACAAATATATATAGGTATCAGTCGGTTACTTTACCCATTCTTCATGGGACTATTATTGTCCCGAATCAACAAACTTATCAAAATCAAAAGAGGATTCTGGTGGTGTTCGATACTTATTATTGTAATGTTGGCTATGCCCCGTCTTGGCGGCCAGGAAAATATGTGGATGAATGGAGCTTACGAGGCATTCTGCATTCTTGCCATTTGTCCATTGATTGTAGCCATAGGAGCAGGAAGTGATATAAAAGGGAAAAGATCTGTAGCTATCTGTACTTTTCTCGGAGAAATTTCATATCCGCTCTATATTACGCACTTCCCATTGGTCTATATGCAAATAGCTTGGGCAAACAGCCATCCGGATGCTCCTCTAGGCACAGTTATTTGCCTTAGCGTTTCTACCTTCATCCTCTCCATAGGTTTAGCGTACGCCAGTCTTAAACTTTATGATATACCTGTTCGCGAGTGGCTAAAGAAACATTGGTTAATGAAATAA
- a CDS encoding AraC family transcriptional regulator, which produces MSQTENHSYTFDCVHLAPDEQIGSHQHSTWELSYVITGAGMRTIGDMTEPFSNGEVVLVPPGISHCWYFDNKVTDTEGKIENITLLLDNTFLNNCAALGSELSEYADRFKKNTSAVKFTKEKSGAIIGILKKMCGENAAERIASIIKLIILIGESGGMKAVGKSQKTDKEKERMQQIQTYVVCNAKRNITLDDVARHIGMNRTSFCIFFKRTTGQTFVTYLNEHRIRLACQLLRQKKMSVSEICYAVGFNDVPYFNRVFKRCNGVTPRKYK; this is translated from the coding sequence ATGTCACAGACTGAAAACCATTCATACACTTTTGATTGTGTCCATCTTGCGCCCGACGAACAGATCGGTTCGCATCAACATTCTACTTGGGAATTATCTTATGTGATAACCGGTGCCGGAATGCGGACAATAGGAGATATGACAGAACCTTTTAGCAATGGGGAAGTCGTACTTGTACCACCGGGAATATCACATTGCTGGTATTTTGATAACAAAGTTACGGATACCGAAGGTAAAATAGAAAATATTACTTTACTCTTAGATAACACGTTTCTGAATAATTGTGCTGCTTTGGGTAGTGAATTGAGTGAATATGCGGATCGTTTTAAGAAAAATACGAGCGCAGTCAAGTTTACGAAAGAGAAATCCGGTGCGATTATTGGCATATTGAAGAAGATGTGTGGAGAAAATGCTGCAGAGCGTATCGCATCCATTATAAAACTTATTATTTTGATTGGGGAAAGCGGGGGAATGAAGGCTGTCGGTAAATCACAAAAAACTGATAAGGAGAAAGAACGGATGCAACAGATTCAAACATATGTTGTATGTAATGCAAAACGGAATATAACCCTTGATGATGTGGCGCGGCATATAGGAATGAATCGGACATCCTTTTGTATTTTCTTCAAGAGAACAACAGGGCAGACCTTTGTCACATATCTGAATGAACATCGGATAAGACTGGCATGCCAACTTCTAAGACAGAAAAAAATGTCTGTTTCTGAAATCTGCTATGCTGTAGGATTTAATGATGTGCCTTATTTTAATCGTGTATTTAAACGTTGTAATGGGGTTACTCCGAGAAAATATAAATAA
- the aspT gene encoding aspartate-alanine antiporter, which produces MEWIINQLRVHPELAIFLTLFAGFWLGRLKIGKFSLGTVTSVLLVGVLVGQLNITVDGPMKAVFFLLFLFAVGYKVGPQFFRGLKKDGLPQVGFAVLMCIVSLVAPWILAKIMGYHVGEAAGLLAGSQTISAVIGVASDTINQLGISEAQKATYINAIPVAYAVTYIFGTAGSAWLLASLGPKILGGLDKVKADCKALEVQMGTSEVDEPGFSPALRPVVFRAYKITNEWFGKGKKVSELETYLAEKDKRLFVERVRQRGIVKEVSPDLMLRPEDEVVLSGRREFVIGEEDWIGPEVIDAQLLDFPAETLPVMVTHRTFAGEKVATIRSQKFMHGVSIRSIKRAGINVPVLAQTVVDSGDILELTGMKHEVEAAAKQMGYVDRPTNQTDMIFVGLGILVGGLIGALSIHLGGIPISLSTSGGALIAGLVFGWLRSKHPTFGGIPEPSLWVLNNVGLNMFIAVVGIAAGPSFVAGFKDVGFSLFIVGALATAIPLISGLLMAKYLFKFHPALSLGCTAGARTTTAALGAIQDAVESDTPALGYTVTYAVGNTLLIIWGVIIVLLM; this is translated from the coding sequence ATGGAATGGATTATTAATCAACTAAGGGTACACCCTGAGCTTGCTATCTTTCTCACGCTTTTTGCGGGATTCTGGTTGGGCAGGCTCAAAATAGGGAAGTTCTCTCTAGGTACAGTGACCAGTGTTCTGCTAGTCGGAGTATTGGTAGGACAACTGAACATCACCGTAGACGGTCCGATGAAGGCCGTATTTTTTCTGTTATTTTTATTCGCCGTTGGCTATAAGGTAGGGCCGCAGTTCTTTCGGGGATTGAAAAAAGACGGTTTGCCACAGGTAGGATTCGCCGTATTGATGTGTATCGTCAGCCTGGTAGCCCCGTGGATACTTGCCAAAATCATGGGATATCACGTAGGAGAAGCCGCCGGATTACTGGCAGGATCACAAACAATCTCAGCCGTTATCGGTGTGGCGAGTGATACCATTAATCAGTTGGGTATCAGCGAAGCACAGAAAGCTACGTATATCAATGCCATTCCGGTAGCATACGCCGTGACTTATATCTTCGGTACGGCGGGATCGGCCTGGCTTCTGGCTTCTCTCGGTCCGAAAATATTAGGAGGGCTGGATAAGGTGAAAGCAGACTGCAAAGCATTGGAAGTGCAAATGGGAACATCGGAAGTAGACGAACCGGGATTCTCACCCGCACTCCGCCCGGTTGTATTCCGCGCTTATAAAATTACCAACGAATGGTTCGGAAAAGGGAAAAAGGTAAGCGAGCTGGAAACGTATCTGGCGGAAAAAGATAAACGGCTGTTTGTAGAGCGGGTCCGCCAACGGGGAATTGTAAAAGAGGTCAGTCCGGATCTGATGCTCCGACCGGAGGATGAAGTCGTTCTAAGCGGGCGACGTGAATTTGTGATTGGTGAAGAAGATTGGATCGGTCCGGAAGTGATTGACGCCCAATTGCTCGATTTCCCGGCGGAGACTCTCCCGGTAATGGTTACTCACCGCACTTTCGCAGGAGAGAAAGTCGCTACGATCAGATCACAGAAGTTCATGCACGGTGTCAGCATCCGTAGTATCAAGCGTGCAGGTATCAACGTGCCGGTGCTCGCTCAGACCGTAGTCGATTCGGGAGATATCCTCGAACTTACGGGCATGAAGCACGAAGTGGAAGCCGCCGCCAAACAAATGGGATATGTAGACCGGCCGACCAATCAGACCGACATGATTTTCGTAGGACTGGGAATCTTGGTCGGTGGCCTTATCGGAGCTCTTTCCATTCATCTGGGAGGTATCCCCATCAGTCTATCCACCAGTGGAGGCGCATTAATCGCAGGGCTTGTATTCGGCTGGCTGCGCAGTAAACACCCTACTTTCGGCGGTATCCCCGAACCTTCGTTATGGGTATTGAATAACGTAGGACTGAATATGTTTATCGCAGTGGTGGGCATTGCCGCCGGTCCCAGCTTTGTAGCCGGATTCAAGGATGTAGGTTTCAGCCTGTTTATTGTCGGTGCACTGGCTACGGCTATTCCATTGATCAGCGGATTACTGATGGCAAAATATCTGTTCAAGTTCCACCCTGCCCTATCTTTGGGTTGCACGGCGGGAGCACGAACGACAACCGCTGCACTGGGAGCCATTCAGGATGCAGTGGAAAGCGATACTCCGGCTTTGGGATATACCGTGACATATGCCGTAGGCAATACGCTGCTGATTATCTGGGGAGTGATCATCGTACTGCTGATGTAA
- a CDS encoding HRDC domain-containing protein, which yields MENNPELQLAWQFIENTGTHLFLTGKAGTGKTTFLRRLKEQSPKRMVILAPTGIAAINAGGVTIHSFFQLSFAPFVPETTFNSSQTHYRFSKEKRNIIRSMDLLVIDEISMVRADLLDAIDSALRRYRDREKPFGGVQLLMIGDLQQLAPVVKENEWEMLKNYYETPYFFASRALRETVYMTIELKTVYRQSDTFFLSLLNKIRENQADDEVLNELNRRYQPGFRPRKEEGYIRLTTHNYQAQKVNDNELASLPGQTYSFRAEIDGTFPEYLYPADEVLTIKAGAQIMFLKNDPSSEKRYYNGMIGEVAAVNDAGMIVRGKDNGNEFQLLPEEWGNYKYVLNEETKEITEEIEGTFRQYPIRLAWAITIHKSQGLTFERAIIDARNSFAHGQTYVALSRCKTLEGMVLESPLRREAIISDSTVDNFTKEVERNKPGNRQLHDMQKAYFFDLLSDLFNFYSLDQAYKRLLRLIDEDLYKLYPKQLAEYKELAPHIKEKIVEVSQRFRNQYTRLINGSDDYAADQGLQERVRSGAGYFRKELEPVRALFEKTNMPLDNKELRKQLNERLQALDDALWIKESLLEAMMGQPFTVTGYLKLKAKVTLSLEDDSSSGSSPKAPKEKRERKGRKERTRSSSKAKVEVPTDILYPELYRTLSEWRAAKAREVSLPAYIIMQQKALMGIVNLLPDTPEALEAIPYFGAKGVQKYGLEILGIIRKFVKENKVERR from the coding sequence ATGGAAAATAATCCCGAACTGCAACTAGCGTGGCAGTTCATTGAAAATACAGGCACACATTTATTTCTTACCGGAAAGGCCGGAACCGGAAAAACTACATTTCTGAGAAGATTGAAGGAACAGAGTCCTAAACGTATGGTTATCTTGGCGCCGACAGGTATTGCCGCTATCAATGCGGGAGGAGTTACCATTCATTCTTTTTTCCAGTTATCTTTTGCACCTTTTGTTCCGGAGACCACGTTCAACTCTTCCCAGACACACTATCGTTTCAGTAAAGAAAAGCGGAATATCATTCGTAGCATGGACTTGCTGGTCATAGATGAGATCAGTATGGTACGTGCCGATTTGTTGGATGCGATAGATTCGGCTCTGCGGAGATACCGGGATAGGGAAAAGCCTTTCGGTGGAGTCCAATTGCTGATGATTGGAGATTTGCAGCAGTTAGCCCCTGTGGTGAAAGAGAATGAATGGGAAATGTTGAAGAACTATTATGAAACCCCTTACTTCTTTGCCAGCCGTGCTTTGCGTGAGACGGTATATATGACAATTGAACTGAAAACAGTCTATCGTCAGAGTGATACCTTTTTTCTTTCCTTGTTGAATAAGATACGTGAGAATCAGGCGGACGATGAAGTATTGAATGAGTTGAACCGTCGGTATCAGCCGGGCTTTCGTCCTCGCAAGGAAGAAGGCTACATCCGTCTGACAACGCATAATTATCAGGCACAGAAGGTGAACGATAATGAATTGGCCTCTCTGCCCGGGCAGACTTATAGTTTTCGTGCAGAGATAGACGGAACTTTTCCGGAATATTTATATCCGGCAGACGAAGTTCTCACCATAAAAGCGGGGGCACAGATTATGTTCCTTAAAAATGATCCCTCGTCGGAAAAGCGTTATTACAATGGCATGATTGGAGAAGTGGCAGCCGTTAATGATGCGGGGATGATTGTGCGGGGAAAAGATAATGGAAATGAATTTCAGTTATTGCCGGAAGAGTGGGGCAATTATAAATATGTGCTGAATGAAGAAACGAAAGAAATCACCGAAGAGATAGAAGGAACCTTCCGTCAGTATCCTATCCGGTTAGCTTGGGCTATTACGATACATAAGAGTCAGGGACTGACGTTTGAGCGTGCCATTATTGATGCGCGCAATTCCTTTGCGCATGGGCAGACCTACGTAGCCTTAAGCCGTTGCAAAACTTTGGAAGGCATGGTGCTGGAATCCCCTCTGCGCAGAGAAGCTATCATCAGTGATAGTACAGTAGATAACTTCACCAAAGAAGTAGAAAGAAACAAACCGGGCAACCGGCAGTTACACGATATGCAGAAGGCCTATTTCTTTGATTTACTGAGTGATTTATTCAACTTCTATTCGCTCGACCAAGCTTATAAGCGGCTGCTTCGCCTGATAGATGAAGACCTCTATAAACTTTATCCGAAACAACTTGCCGAGTATAAAGAATTGGCTCCTCACATCAAAGAAAAGATAGTGGAAGTGTCCCAACGTTTCCGTAATCAATATACCCGATTGATAAATGGGAGCGATGATTATGCGGCGGACCAGGGATTGCAGGAGCGGGTTCGTTCCGGTGCAGGATACTTTCGTAAGGAACTCGAACCTGTACGCGCGTTGTTTGAAAAGACGAATATGCCCCTCGATAATAAAGAACTTAGGAAGCAGTTGAATGAACGCCTGCAAGCGTTGGACGATGCGTTGTGGATTAAGGAATCTTTATTGGAAGCGATGATGGGGCAACCCTTTACTGTTACGGGATATTTGAAGTTAAAAGCTAAAGTGACGTTAAGCCTTGAAGACGATTCTTCTTCCGGTTCTTCACCCAAAGCTCCGAAAGAGAAGAGAGAACGGAAAGGACGTAAAGAACGTACACGTAGTTCTTCGAAAGCAAAGGTTGAGGTTCCTACAGATATTCTGTACCCGGAGCTTTACCGTACCTTGTCCGAATGGAGAGCGGCAAAAGCACGCGAAGTAAGTCTCCCGGCTTATATCATAATGCAGCAGAAAGCCCTGATGGGGATTGTAAACTTGTTGCCCGATACTCCGGAAGCTTTGGAGGCCATACCCTATTTCGGTGCGAAGGGAGTACAGAAATACGGGCTTGAAATCTTGGGGATTATTCGCAAGTTTGTGAAAGAAAACAAGGTAGAGCGTCGATAA
- a CDS encoding F0F1 ATP synthase subunit gamma — protein sequence MASLKEVKTRINSVKSTRKITSAMKMVASAKLHKAQGAIENMLPYQKKLNKILTNFLSADLPIESPYVKEREVKRVAIVAFSSNTSLCGAFNANVIKMLLQTVGEYRTLGQDNILIFPIGKKVDEAVKRMGFQPQETSPTLSDKPTYQEAADLAHRLMGMFVSGEIDRVEIIYHHFKSMGTQILLRETYLPIDLTHIIDEEEQKEQMNEEQKDKGEAERREVANDYIIEPNAEELIANLIPTVLSQKLFTAAVDSNTSEHAARTLAMQVATDNANELIQDLTKQYNKSRQQAITNELLDIVGGSMK from the coding sequence ATGGCTTCACTGAAAGAAGTAAAAACCAGAATAAATTCGGTAAAGAGTACCCGAAAGATCACTTCAGCAATGAAGATGGTGGCTTCTGCCAAATTACATAAGGCACAAGGAGCCATTGAGAATATGTTGCCTTATCAGAAGAAGTTGAACAAGATTCTGACTAACTTTCTGAGTGCGGACCTTCCTATCGAATCTCCCTACGTGAAGGAGCGCGAAGTGAAGCGTGTGGCAATTGTCGCCTTCTCTTCGAATACGTCTCTCTGTGGTGCTTTCAATGCCAATGTGATAAAAATGTTATTGCAAACGGTAGGTGAATATCGCACTCTCGGGCAAGACAATATCTTGATATTTCCAATAGGCAAGAAAGTAGATGAAGCTGTAAAACGCATGGGATTCCAACCGCAGGAAACTTCGCCCACCTTATCTGACAAACCGACTTATCAGGAAGCCGCCGACTTGGCTCATCGTCTGATGGGGATGTTTGTATCCGGCGAAATAGACCGTGTGGAAATTATCTATCATCATTTTAAGTCTATGGGTACGCAAATCCTCCTTCGTGAAACGTATCTTCCCATCGATCTGACACATATCATAGATGAAGAAGAACAAAAGGAGCAGATGAATGAGGAGCAAAAGGACAAAGGGGAGGCGGAAAGACGTGAAGTCGCCAACGACTACATCATCGAACCCAACGCCGAAGAACTGATTGCCAATCTAATCCCCACTGTATTAAGCCAGAAACTATTTACAGCAGCCGTTGACTCGAACACATCGGAACACGCTGCTCGTACGTTAGCTATGCAGGTAGCTACGGATAATGCGAACGAGCTGATTCAGGATTTGACGAAGCAATATAACAAGAGTCGCCAGCAGGCTATTACAAATGAGCTGTTGGATATTGTGGGGGGCTCTATGAAATAA